The following are from one region of the Harpia harpyja isolate bHarHar1 chromosome 4, bHarHar1 primary haplotype, whole genome shotgun sequence genome:
- the TNFSF13B gene encoding tumor necrosis factor ligand superfamily member 13B isoform X1, giving the protein MKSVDCVHVIQQKDTASSPSAPPGAASGTAGLFSVTFLWLAMLLSSCLAAVSLYHVIALKTELEALRSKLIYRVQARSPLDQPPVSSDENKAGTPVSSFLQASAAGAGQENGLPGPGPAESFQKEIWNGSRNRGRRSVVHTEETVLQACLQLIADSKSDIQQKDDSSIVPWLLSFKRGTALEEQGNKIVIKETGYFFIYGQVLYTDTTFAMGHLIQRKKAHVFGDDLSLVTLFRCIQNMPQSYPNNSCYTAGIAKLEEGDELQLTIPRRRAKISLDGDGTFFGAVRLL; this is encoded by the exons ATGAAATCCGTGGACTGTGTGCACGTCATCCAACAGAAGGATACcgcctcctctccctctgccccccctGGTGCTGCTTCAGGCACCGCGGGACTTTTTTCTGTCACATTCCTGTGGCTTGCAATGCTCCTGTCCTCTTGTCTTGCAGCAGTGTCTCTTTACCATGTTATCGCCCTGAAAACAGAACTAGAAGCTCTGCGCAGCAAGCTGATCTACAGGGTCCAGGCAAGGTCTCCGCTAGACCAGCCACCCGTGTCCTCTGATGAAAATAAAGCGGGTACCcctgtttcttccttcctgcaaGCGTCTGCAGCTGGCGCCGGGCAG GAGAACGGGCTGCCTGGCCCTGGCCCAGCTGAAAGCTTCCAAAAGGAAATATGGAACGGGAGCAGAAACAGGGGAAGAAGGTCTGTTGTGCACACAGAAGAAACAG TGCTGCAGGCCTGTTTGCAACTGATTGCTGACAGCAAAAGTGACATCCAACAGAAAG ATGATTCAAGCATTGTCCCTTGGCTTCTGAGCTTTAAACGTGGAACAGCTCTGGaagaacaaggaaataaaatagtGATCAAAGAAACAGGATATTTTTTCATATATGGCCAG GTTTTATATACTGATACAACATTTGCTATGGGACATCTAATACAGAGGAAGAAGGCCCATGTGTTCGGTGATGATCTCAGCTTGGTGACATTGTTTCGCTGCATCCAAAACATGCCACAGTCTTATCCGAATAATTCTTGCTATACTGCTG GCATTGCAAAATTAGAAGAAGGGGATGAACTTCAACTTACAATACCACGGAGAAGGGCCAAAATATCCTTGGATGGAGATGGTACTTTTTTTGGTGCAGTTAGACTCCTCTGA
- the TNFSF13B gene encoding tumor necrosis factor ligand superfamily member 13B isoform X2 — protein sequence MQYSVLLNSQASETIRRSELQLYDRAPFSLCTVSLYHVIALKTELEALRSKLIYRVQARSPLDQPPVSSDENKAGTPVSSFLQASAAGAGQENGLPGPGPAESFQKEIWNGSRNRGRRSVVHTEETVLQACLQLIADSKSDIQQKDDSSIVPWLLSFKRGTALEEQGNKIVIKETGYFFIYGQVLYTDTTFAMGHLIQRKKAHVFGDDLSLVTLFRCIQNMPQSYPNNSCYTAGIAKLEEGDELQLTIPRRRAKISLDGDGTFFGAVRLL from the exons ATGCAGTACTCCGTGTTGCTGAATAGCCAAGCCAGTGAGACTATTAGGAGAAGTGAGCTACAGCTGTATGACAGAGCTCCTTTTTCCCTATGCA CAGTGTCTCTTTACCATGTTATCGCCCTGAAAACAGAACTAGAAGCTCTGCGCAGCAAGCTGATCTACAGGGTCCAGGCAAGGTCTCCGCTAGACCAGCCACCCGTGTCCTCTGATGAAAATAAAGCGGGTACCcctgtttcttccttcctgcaaGCGTCTGCAGCTGGCGCCGGGCAG GAGAACGGGCTGCCTGGCCCTGGCCCAGCTGAAAGCTTCCAAAAGGAAATATGGAACGGGAGCAGAAACAGGGGAAGAAGGTCTGTTGTGCACACAGAAGAAACAG TGCTGCAGGCCTGTTTGCAACTGATTGCTGACAGCAAAAGTGACATCCAACAGAAAG ATGATTCAAGCATTGTCCCTTGGCTTCTGAGCTTTAAACGTGGAACAGCTCTGGaagaacaaggaaataaaatagtGATCAAAGAAACAGGATATTTTTTCATATATGGCCAG GTTTTATATACTGATACAACATTTGCTATGGGACATCTAATACAGAGGAAGAAGGCCCATGTGTTCGGTGATGATCTCAGCTTGGTGACATTGTTTCGCTGCATCCAAAACATGCCACAGTCTTATCCGAATAATTCTTGCTATACTGCTG GCATTGCAAAATTAGAAGAAGGGGATGAACTTCAACTTACAATACCACGGAGAAGGGCCAAAATATCCTTGGATGGAGATGGTACTTTTTTTGGTGCAGTTAGACTCCTCTGA
- the ABHD13 gene encoding protein ABHD13 has translation MEKSWMLWTFVKRWLLALASWSWSLCRICLLLLIVTFHLYGGVILLILIFVSIAGILYKFQDVLLYFPEQPSSSRLYVPMPTGIPHENIFIKTKDGVLLNLILLRYTGDNAAYSPTIIYFHGNAGNIGHRLPNALLMLVNLKVNLILVDYRGYGKSEGEASEEGLYLDSEAVLDYVMTRSDLDKTKIFLFGRSLGGAVAIHLASENSHRISAIVVENTFLSIPYMASTLFSFFPMRYLPLWCYKNKFLSYRKISQCRMPSLFISGLSDQLIPPVMMKQLYELSPARTKRLAIFPDGTHNDTWQCQGYFTALEQFIKEVIKSHSPEEMAKTSSNVTII, from the coding sequence ATGGAAAAGTCATGGATGCTTTGGACCTTTGTTAAAAGATGGCTACTAGCTTTGGCTTCCTGGTCTTGGAGTCTCTGCCGTATTTGTCTTTTACTCTTGATAGTAACTTTTCACTTGTATGGAGGCGTTATACTACTTATATTAATATTTGTATCAATAGCGGGTATATTATATAAATTCCAGGATGTGCTGCTTTACTTTCCTGAACAGCCCTCTTCATCACGCCTTTATGTTCCTATGCCTACTGGTATACCACATGAAAATATCTTTATCAAAACCAAAGATGGAGTTCTTCTCAATCTTATTCTACTGAGATACACAGGGGACAATGCAGCTTATTCTCCAACCATCATTTACTTTCATGGGAATGCAGGCAACATTGGCCACAGGTTGCCAAATGCTTTGTTAATGCTGGTAAACCTGAAAGTAAACTTAATTCTTGTCGATTATAGAGGGTATGGAAAAAGTGAAGGAGAAGCAAGTGAAGAAGGTTTGTACTTAGATTCTGAGGCTGTGTTAGACTATGTGATGACTCGGTCTGATCttgataaaacaaaaatttttctttttggccGTTCCTTGGGGGGAGCAGTAGCTATTCACTTAGCTTCTGAAAATTCCCATAGGATTTCTGCCATCGTGGTGGAGAACACCTTTCTTAGCATCCCATACATGGCcagcactttgttttctttctttccaatgaGATATCTTCCTTTATGGtgctacaaaaataaattccTGTCCTACAGAAAAATCTCTCAGTGCAGAATGCcttctctcttcatctctggGTTGTCTGACCAGTTAATTCCGCCAGTTATGATGAAGCAACTTTATGAATTATCCCCAGCTCGGACTAAGAGATTGGCAATATTTCCTGATGGAACTCATAATGACACTTGGCAGTGCCAGGGTTATTTCACTGCACTCGAACAGTTCATCAAAGAAGTAATAAAGAGTCACTCCCCTGAAGAAATGGCGAAAACGTCATCTAACGTAACAATAATATAA